From the genome of Deinococcus aerius, one region includes:
- the smpB gene encoding SsrA-binding protein SmpB: MPRVYTNRRAHHEYELLDRFEAGIALTGSEVKSVRAGGVDFRDAFARLNNGNIELEGLYIPTYTEATYNNHEPRRPRRLLLHREEIGKLRRALEQKGLTLVPTKLYQKGRVFKVELALARGKKLHDKRRAEAEKVVRRELREL; the protein is encoded by the coding sequence ATGCCCCGCGTGTACACGAACCGCCGCGCCCATCACGAATATGAGCTGTTGGACCGCTTCGAGGCGGGCATCGCTCTGACGGGCAGCGAGGTCAAGAGTGTCCGGGCGGGCGGGGTGGACTTCCGGGACGCCTTTGCGCGTCTGAATAACGGCAATATCGAGCTGGAGGGCCTCTACATTCCCACCTACACCGAAGCCACGTACAACAACCACGAGCCCCGCCGCCCCCGCCGGTTGCTGCTGCACCGCGAGGAGATCGGCAAGCTCCGGCGCGCCCTGGAGCAAAAGGGCCTGACGCTGGTGCCCACCAAGCTCTACCAGAAGGGCCGGGTCTTCAAGGTGGAACTCGCCCTGGCGCGGGGCAAGAAGCTGCACGACAAGCGCCGGGCCGAGGCGGAAAAGGTCGTGCGGCGGGAGCTGCGCGAGCTATGA
- a CDS encoding N-acetylmuramoyl-L-alanine amidase family protein has protein sequence MRRGGRGRFSRPLLLSAALLCAGLAGARIALGRLNLAGQQVQSITLYGAEYAREDVLEGLMSVTRDGPVARVEGLGHTLLLPIDEDQQRATTDFNTVQLDTERVRARSATLVNGNLYLPLDTLARGLGATYEVGNFKVVPATLQGVSSRAGKDSDRLVLDLTRDVPVVDELRGTTVTITLRGARGEARRYTTRGAFVPQAEVTRGGDDLKLTFALPPGSGYRVYRVVRPGGARLVVDAGPGVPYTSPALLERLSRPLIVLDPARVTGLGRDVTLEVARRSAELLNKAGWQVKLTRDAQTALGLNQKLSLARRSDVYLALDLGRFPGSPRGGVTVYEPTGTSSAQIMNAVRGGAQAPYIDLAVGSGGGTRRLSELLRGELKGGGVTAGAENISRTLTLGEAPQAALLLEMGWTSNAEDRAKLGVDERLQAMAVAVARSIATYLTARAANAGRTPAGGGRQ, from the coding sequence ATGAGGCGGGGGGGAAGGGGACGCTTCTCCCGGCCGCTGCTGCTGTCGGCGGCCCTGCTGTGCGCCGGGCTGGCGGGGGCGCGGATCGCCCTGGGTCGGCTCAACCTCGCGGGGCAGCAGGTGCAGTCCATCACCCTGTACGGGGCGGAGTACGCGCGCGAGGACGTGCTGGAGGGCCTGATGAGCGTCACGCGCGACGGCCCGGTGGCCCGGGTGGAGGGCCTCGGCCACACGCTGCTCCTCCCCATCGACGAGGACCAGCAGCGGGCGACGACCGATTTCAACACCGTGCAGCTCGACACCGAGCGGGTGCGGGCACGCTCGGCCACACTGGTGAACGGCAACCTCTACCTGCCGCTGGACACGCTGGCGCGGGGGCTGGGCGCCACCTACGAGGTGGGCAATTTCAAGGTGGTGCCCGCGACCCTCCAGGGCGTGAGCAGCCGCGCGGGCAAGGACAGCGACCGATTGGTTCTCGACCTGACCCGCGACGTGCCGGTCGTGGACGAGCTGCGCGGCACGACCGTGACGATCACCCTGCGCGGCGCCCGGGGCGAGGCGAGGCGGTACACCACCCGCGGGGCCTTTGTTCCCCAGGCCGAGGTGACCCGCGGCGGCGACGACCTGAAGCTCACCTTCGCCCTGCCGCCCGGCAGCGGTTACCGGGTGTACCGGGTGGTGCGTCCGGGTGGAGCCCGGCTCGTGGTGGACGCCGGGCCGGGGGTGCCCTACACCAGCCCGGCGCTGCTGGAACGCCTCTCGCGGCCCCTGATCGTCCTCGACCCCGCCCGCGTCACCGGGCTGGGCCGCGACGTGACGCTGGAGGTGGCCCGGCGCTCGGCCGAGCTGCTCAACAAGGCGGGGTGGCAGGTCAAGCTGACCCGGGACGCGCAGACTGCCCTGGGCCTGAACCAGAAGCTGTCGCTCGCCCGGCGCAGCGACGTGTACCTCGCGCTCGACCTGGGCCGCTTTCCCGGCAGCCCGCGCGGGGGCGTCACCGTGTACGAGCCCACGGGCACTTCGTCCGCGCAGATCATGAACGCCGTGCGGGGTGGGGCACAGGCCCCCTACATCGACCTCGCGGTGGGCAGCGGCGGCGGCACCCGGCGCCTGAGCGAGCTGCTGCGCGGGGAACTCAAGGGCGGGGGCGTCACGGCGGGGGCCGAGAACATCTCCCGCACCCTCACGCTGGGCGAGGCCCCGCAGGCGGCGCTGCTGCTGGAGATGGGCTGGACGAGCAACGCCGAGGACCGCGCCAAGCTCGGGGTGGACGAGCGGCTCCAGGCGATGGCGGTCGCGGTCGCGCGCTCCATCGCCACGTACCTCACCGCGCGGGCGGCGAACGCGGGCCGCACCCCGGCGGGCGGGGGGCGCCAGTGA
- a CDS encoding GerMN domain-containing protein produces the protein MSRLFSLFNVVSAALLAAAAYAYQEVQRPPQVPAPPRLELEEKRDVKVRVYFSDAQVQTLKPETRTVQVTQENPSTLAQAALNVWASGPQASGALRLVPEGTAAPRVWVRGGHYYVDLPASYQKLRYGTTGDKMLLCTLARTLLETRGQDVTFLVDGQNVDTFGHLDVREPYTRQDCADQ, from the coding sequence GTGAGTCGGCTCTTCTCCCTCTTCAACGTGGTGAGTGCCGCGCTGCTCGCCGCCGCCGCCTACGCCTACCAGGAGGTGCAGCGCCCGCCCCAGGTCCCTGCCCCGCCCCGGCTGGAGCTGGAGGAAAAGCGGGACGTGAAGGTCAGGGTGTACTTCAGCGACGCGCAGGTGCAGACCCTCAAGCCCGAGACCCGCACCGTGCAGGTCACCCAGGAGAACCCCAGCACGCTGGCCCAGGCCGCCCTGAACGTCTGGGCGTCCGGCCCCCAGGCCTCCGGCGCGCTGCGCCTCGTCCCCGAGGGCACGGCGGCCCCCAGGGTGTGGGTGCGCGGCGGGCACTACTATGTGGACCTCCCCGCCAGCTACCAGAAGCTGCGCTACGGCACGACCGGCGACAAGATGCTCCTGTGCACCCTTGCCCGCACCCTCCTCGAAACCCGCGGCCAGGACGTGACCTTCCTGGTGGACGGCCAGAACGTGGACACCTTCGGGCACCTCGACGTGCGTGAGCCGTACACCCGGCAGGACTGCGCGGACCAGTAG